In Mesorhizobium shangrilense, the genomic stretch GAACAGCGCCTGCTTGTCGGCAAAATGGTGATAGAGCGCGCCGCGCGTCACGCCGGCCGCAGTGACGATCTCCGGTGTGCCGGTCTCCGCATAGGATTTTTCGGTGAACAGTTTTCGCGCCGCCGCGATGAGGTCGGCGCGCGTCGCTTGGGTGCGGTCGCGGTTGGAACGGCGCGCGGATTCCTGTTGCATGCATGCAGCCTGTATGTTAATTCAATTTACATGCAGACTGTATGTTAATTGACGGGAGAATGAAAGATGAAGACGACCAGCTATTACCCGGTGCTGATGACCGGCGACGTTGCCGGCACGGCGGCCTTCTATGTCGAGCATTTCGATTTCAAGCCGCTGTTCGAAAGCGACTGGTACGTGCATCTGCAATCGGTCGACAGCAAACGCGTCAACCTCGGCATCGTCCAGGGCGACCACGAGACGATCCCGCAGGAGGGGCGGGGGCGGACTTCGGGCCTGTTGATCA encodes the following:
- a CDS encoding VOC family protein, whose translation is MKTTSYYPVLMTGDVAGTAAFYVEHFDFKPLFESDWYVHLQSVDSKRVNLGIVQGDHETIPQEGRGRTSGLLINFEVADPDAVYARATAAGLPILRTLRDEPFGQRHFITRDPNGVLIDVIKPIPPSAEFLAQYAEGAAGV